A stretch of DNA from Mesorhizobium onobrychidis:
TATACCGAGAGCAACCTCGCGGCAACCGGACGCCACCATAAGATCAATAGTGTCGTTCGGAACCTTGTCGAGGACGTTGATCCGGCCCGTCGCGTCCCAACGAAGCGGGAGATTGGCTTGGACAAAGGCGTCGAGCGTCCTGACAATGATTTTGGAGTTGGCGAGAAAGAGGTCGTCGACAAATCGTATGCGGGTAACGCCGTATCGATCGCGTATCGTGGCCATCTCGGCGATAAGATTGTCTGGGCTTCGCATGCGGATGCTCACATCAGGATTCGCGCTTACTGCGGCGCCGCAGAACGAGCAATCAAAGGGGCATCCCCGTGAAGCGACCATGGCTGATTCCAGTTCGCCGGCGTCCGGGTAAGGGTCTTGCGCCAGATACTTGCGATCCAGAAACGGCATAGCATCGATGTCCGGTGCCAGGAGGGCCTTGTCACCGCGCATCTGGGGCATGGTGAGTCCGCCACCGTTCCGCCAGCCGATTGAGGGCAGGCTGCTGCGCGACTCGATATCGGCCAAGAGAAGCGGCACCCGGGTTTCCGCTTCGCCGACAACAAGTGCGTCGATACGGGGAATGCCATGATCCTCCAGGATTTCCCGGGGCATTGCTTTTGCCTGATGACCGCCTAACATCACAGAAATGCCTGGATCCAACCCGGCTAGGATTGTGCGGCTATGGCCGTACGTCGGTGCAAGCAGGTTGAATCCCGCCCAGCGGGGTTGCGCGTCGTTGACGATGCCGACCGTCTCAGACAGACTAAGCCCTACCACTTCGCTGTCGAGAAGTCCGACGTTGAAGCCTGTTTCCGCGGCCACGGTTGCGATGTAGCCGAGCCCAAGGGTCGGCAGAGTGAAGTCGTTGACGCGGCGCGTGCGGCCGTAGTCCTTCAACGGCGAATTTACGAGCAGCAGGTCAAGGCGGCCCTCCGCGCCGAGAATGCGCGGATCATTCATGACATTGGCCACAAGCCAGTGATTAGATTCACAGCGTTCATCGCTGTCGCTTCGATGGTTCCTCCGGCATCCAAGGCGATAACGATGTGGCCTTTCGACCGAAGGAACTCCGCACTCTCGGCGAAAAGTGATATTTCTGTTTCGATATCCAATCGGTCCTTAAAGAAATCCGATCGCATGGGTCCGCGTGACAGCCTGCGTTTGGCAAGCTCCATAGCGGTGGTCTCGAGAGCAACTGTTGTAACGCCTTCAAGCAAGGGCGCGTTGCTTGCGTAGACGAAACCCTGGTCAACCCCGGAAATGGGTTGATAAACAAGGCTGGACAGCACGAACCTGTCGAGCAGAAGGTTCTCCATGTTACTTTCGATGAGTTCTGCGCGAGCTGTGGAAAGCGCCAAGCTGAGAGTCAAACCGGGTGTTGCGGAGCTAGTGGATTGATTCCAACGTTTGGAACCCGCGGTTTCGGGCGGCGATGATATCATCGGGGTTGGCTTTCCAGATGAATGGTTGCGGGTTCTCGGCATTGTATTCGCGGATGAAGCGGTTGATGGCGGCCTGAAGATCGACAACGGAATGGAAGACGCCGTGCTTGAGCCTGCGCCGGGTGAGTTTGGCGAAGAAGCCCTCGACGGCGTTGAGCCAGGAGCAGGATGTTGGGGTGAAATGGAAGGTCCAGCGCGGGTGGCGGTCGAGCCAGGCGCGGACCTTGTCTTTTTTGTGCGCGGCGTAATTGTCGAGGATCACATGGATTGCCTTGTCCGCCGGCACCTCGCGCTCGATGCGGTTGAGGAAGCGGATGAATTCCTGATGGCGGTGGCGCTGCATGTTCTGCGCGATGACCGTGCCGTCCAGCACGTTGAGGGCAGCGAAGAGCGTCGTTGTGCCGTGCCGCTTGTAGTCGTGTGTCATCGTGCCGGCGCGGCCCTTCTTCATTGGCAGGCCGGGCTGGGTTCGGTCGAGGGCCTGGATCTGCGACTTCTCGTCGACCGACAGCACCACGGCATGGGCCGGCGGATCGACATACAAGCCAACGATGGTCGTCAGCTTCTCGGCGAAGGCCGGGTCGT
This window harbors:
- a CDS encoding IS630 family transposase; translation: MRNGISYTVSASDRQRLQAIVAAPGSPQKHVWRARIVLLSGDGLGTSAIMAETDKSKTCVWRWQERFMHEGVDGLLRDRSRPPGKAPVPPKHVAEIVRLTQAPPPHEATHWTLRAMAKVAGIAASTVQGIWKAHGLSPHRWRHFKLSNDPAFAEKLTTIVGLYVDPPAHAVVLSVDEKSQIQALDRTQPGLPMKKGRAGTMTHDYKRHGTTTLFAALNVLDGTVIAQNMQRHRHQEFIRFLNRIEREVPADKAIHVILDNYAAHKKDKVRAWLDRHPRWTFHFTPTSCSWLNAVEGFFAKLTRRRLKHGVFHSVVDLQAAINRFIREYNAENPQPFIWKANPDDIIAARNRGFQTLESIH
- a CDS encoding B12-binding domain-containing radical SAM protein, with the translated sequence MNDPRILGAEGRLDLLLVNSPLKDYGRTRRVNDFTLPTLGLGYIATVAAETGFNVGLLDSEVVGLSLSETVGIVNDAQPRWAGFNLLAPTYGHSRTILAGLDPGISVMLGGHQAKAMPREILEDHGIPRIDALVVGEAETRVPLLLADIESRSSLPSIGWRNGGGLTMPQMRGDKALLAPDIDAMPFLDRKYLAQDPYPDAGELESAMVASRGCPFDCSFCGAAVSANPDVSIRMRSPDNLIAEMATIRDRYGVTRIRFVDDLFLANSKIIVRTLDAFVQANLPLRWDATGRINVLDKVPNDTIDLMVASGCREVALGIEAGSDRLLKHIDKKISVAQIIRVVTRLCSAGISVKGYFILGVWSRHLLERIEFEAFRL